CGCCAGGTTGGACTTCTGCTTTGCAAACTTGAACTTACCCTCGAGTTCCCTGGGCACCTCCATCCCCTCGGAGAGCTTGAATCCGACCGCGCGACCCTTGGGGTCATCGACCGCATACATCACGTTGGCGACAAGGCCATCCTCGTAGAACACGTAGGCCCAGCGGATGTTCTCCACCTGAAACCGCGACGTCTCCAAGGGTTTGGCGGAGAGCTCGATGCCGCGCTCTTCCTTCAGGATCCGGTGCACGTAATCCACCGTCTCCCGGCTTTCGCTCGCGGGTACGACCGTGAAGACGTGATTGTATTTCTTCATGAAGTAACGGGCCTCGTTGGCGCGCAGTCCCGCCAGCGCCTGCGCAACCGGCGAGGATTCCAGGCCGACCGTGGAGACATTTCGAAAGTCGACGACGTAGG
This window of the Bacillota bacterium genome carries:
- a CDS encoding phage tail protein, which gives rise to MAYVVDFRNVSTVGLESSPVAQALAGLRANEARYFMKKYNHVFTVVPASESRETVDYVHRILKEERGIELSAKPLETSRFQVENIRWAYVFYEDGLVANVMYAVDDPKGRAVGFKLSEGMEVPRELEGKFKFAKQKSNLAGTVRGSFFVIKGEY